Part of the Caulifigura coniformis genome, AGCTCGACGATGCTTTGCCAGATGGTCCGTGCCTGGGGCTTCAGTTCCTGGGCGTCATAAGCCCGGGCCCGCTCGACGGCCAGCCTCAGCAGGGCCCGCCCATGCTCCTCGATTTCCTTTTCCGCCGGGCCGATCGTTGCCAGGAGCTCGTCGATCACCGGCAGGAGCGACGTGCTTTGTGGCGTTCCGATGGCCATCGTCTTGAGGGCGTTCAACGTCGTGCGAGCTTCCGACAGGTCTCCCCGTCGTCGCTGGTCCCAGGCGCGTCGCAGGAATCGCTCGATGTCCGATTTCGGCGGGGCGTCGGCGCGCAGGCTGCGAACGCTCAGGAACTCCTTTCGAAGATCATAGATCGCCAGCTGATCGAGGTAGGGCGCCACCTGAGGCTCCCAGGTCTCCCGATCGAGCGCCAGAAGCGGCTCGAACGCCTCTCGCCGAGCTTCCTCCCAGGCCGGCCCCGCGGGCCTCTGCATCAGTTCCTCTCCGCGAGCGAACAGTTGTTCCGGCGATTTCTGACGCGACTGGAGCCACCACAGGCCGACGGCGACGAGCAGCACGAGCACGCCTGCGAGCAGCCAGGTGTTGTCGAGCAGACGCTCGACCGGCGTCATGTTCGTTTTACGATCGAGATGACCTTTGATCAGGTCCCGCATCAGCGTGCCGCCGACCGGAGCGTCGCTGTTGAGAACAGCGTCCCCCTGGGTCACATCATCCCCGGCCGCCCCGTCGAAGTCGAACGTTCTCCCGCCGGAGGTGGTCTGTCCCGAACCGGAGCCAGTTCCCTGGGCGAGGTCGAGCTTCTTCGGAATTTCCTGCAGACGGAGCTGCAGCACGTAGGCGTCCGGGTACCTGTCCTCGGGCTTCTTCTGGAGACAGTTGCAGACAATCTCATCGAGCCAGTGCGGGATCTCTGGAACGATTCTCCGCGGACTGTCGAACTGCCCGTACTTGTGTTTCTGCGCGATGTCGAGGGCGGTCTTCCCGGTGAACGGAGGACGGCCGGTGAGCATCACGTACATCACAGCGCCCAGCGCGTAGATGTCGCTCTGCTTCGTCGCACGTTTCCCCTGCGCCTGTTCCGGCGACATGTACTCGACGGTTCCAATGACGCCGCCCGTCGCCGTCAGCTTGCCGCTTGCGAAGACCTGAGCGACGCCGAAGTCCGTCAGCTTGACGACGCCGTCCTTGCCCAGCAGCAGGTTGGACGGTTTCAGGTCGCGGTGAATCACTCCCGCATTGTGGGCGGCTTTCAGCGCTTTGCAGATCTGGATCGCGATGTCGATCACTTCGCGCCACGGGAGCCGCTTCTCGCGCACCAGCCGCTCGGTGAGAGTTTCGCCGTCGACAAACTCCATCGCGTAATACCACGTGCCGGCGTCTTCGCCCGCGTCGCGGAGTTCAACGATGTTGGGGCCATGCACGGTCCGCATCGCGTCGATTTCGCGGGTGAAGCGCGCCACGAATCCCGGTTCGCGGGCCATCGAGGCCGGGAGGACCTTGACGGCTGATTCTTTGGATCCGTTTCGCTCGTCGAGTCCGAGATACACGGTTCCCATTCCGCCCGCGCCCAGTTCGCGGACAAGCCTGTAGGGACCGATGCGTTCAAGCTGCATAGCGCGGTGAGCCGGAGACGTGTGCACCGTCGACGTTGAGTTGACGGGGAGGATCTGGTGGCAGTCAGGTCGGCGCGATCGGGATCGCTACCGATAGCTGTTCATGATCTGCACATCAGGCACGTCTGACCAGTCCGAGAGCTTCACCTCGACATCCATTGGCTCGACGTTCGACGATTTCTGCACCGAAAGAATCACCGTCTCACCCGGTTTGCAGTCCCGGAGGCGGTGCACCAACGATTTCGAGGTGCCGTCGTCGAACGTGAGGATCGGATCGCCATTGACCGCCTTGATGACGAAATTGGTCCGCAGGCCGGCCCGGTCCGCCGCGAGCCCTTCCGTCACGCTCGCGATCTCGCATCCGCCGTTCTCCGAGAACTGGTATCCCGAGGACCGGACTCCCAGCGTCGCGGCGCTGCGCTCGATCGGGGCGAGCCCCGGAATTGCGGCCTTGAGCGCCAACGTGTCTTCGAGGCGAATACCGCATCCGTCGACAAGGTAGAGCTGCAGGCCGCCGGTAATCCGCAGGCGGGTGAGGTATTCGAGCCCTTCTTTTCCCCCCGTCCAGTTCCGCAGGATGTAGACATGCTCGACCTTCAGCAGCGCGGGAGGCGATGAGTCGCCGGCGATGGCGTCGGTATCGGCTCCTTCTGCCAGCTGCCCCAGGGCATCGTGCATCGGATCGTGAAGGTCGGAGAAAACGACCTTTGCTCCCAGACGCCGCAGGGTGGCGATGGCCCGGTTCTCGGCCAGGACGGCGTGGCGCGCCAGGGCCGCCTCGGCGATGGGAGCGGCCGGCGAGTCTCCCTCGGCCAGCCGTGACAGCGACTTCTCAGCCGCGCGGGTGACTTCGGTCTCTCCGAAGTCGCCCCCCCGCCGGATCGTGAGCATCACATCGAGTGATGACAGCAGTGCCGGGCGGGCCGAAGTCTCCTCCGGTCCCGGCGCCGACTGGCCGACGTACAGCCGTTCGAGCAGGGAGACGATGCGGGCCGCGTGTTCCGAGTCCTTGGTCGCCGCCTCTTCCAGAACCTGGGTCTGGACGGGGTCGAGTCGTGAAAGTTCGCGTTCGGCGGCGGTACGGACTTCGAACCGCGGGTCCGTCATTCGTCGAAGAAGGGCGTTGATCGACGACGATTGGGCATCTTCTGCGGCGGAGGCGGTGGAAGTCGACAGGCCGAGCCCGACCGCGGCGATCAGCAATGCGTCGCGGACACTGTGAACCCAAACTCGACCAGGGTGCGTGTCCATAGACCCCTATTGTTGCGGCAATGGACGGATTCCCGCCAGAGGTGTTTGCGTGTCTGGCCCCCGCAATGGGTGGGGGGCCCTGTCAGTTCCGATCAAACCCGCTGGGCGTTGCGCGTCGACAGAAGCAGTGACAGAGAGGTCAATTCGCCGCCGGCAATCGGCCTGGGATCGGAGGAAACCGGCGCTGCGGGACCGGCAGTCTTCGCCGTTCTCGCGGTCGTCGGTGTCGATTCCCCACTCGTCCGAGGACAGTGAACGGAACGCTGTGCCGGATTCGGCGCGTCGCAAGTCGTTTCTGGGAATGTTGTTGTGGAAGGCGGCCTGTGCCCTGGCCCCGTGCGCAGCCCGGTGGCGCCCGTCTTGACCCCTGTTTTTTATCGGTCCTATATGGCGTTCCCTCCTGTTCATTTTCCGCCTTGCCGCGATCCCGTCTGTTGCTTGCCGCTCGGTCAGCCACAGGCTTCGGAGCCTTCTGATGGACTCCCGACCATTCCGCCTCATGCTCATCCTGGCAACAGCCACTCTGGCTGGCTGTCAGGATCTCATGTCCAGAATGAATGAAGATCCCAAGGAAGCCGCGATCAAGAAGGGGAGTGAGAACGCCACTGCTGCCCTGCTGGGCAAAGAAGGGCATTCCCGGCTGCTCGGCGACTACATCAAAGTGTCGGGCTACAACTGGGTCGTCCTCGAAGGCGTCGCGCTCGTCGTCAATCTGGACGGAACCGGAGAAGATCCCCCGGCCTCGCCTCTTCGAGCCTTGCTGCTGGAAGACATGCGGCGTCGCAAAGTCGAAGATCCGCAGACGCTTCTGCGGTCGACTGACACGTCCATGGTCATCGTGCGGGCGTATCTGCCGCCGCTGATCAAGAAGGGGGAAAGTTTCGACGTCGAGATTTCGCTGCCCGACGGCTCGAAGACAACCTCCCTCGCCGGCGGCTTCGTGATGCCCTGCGACCTGAAAGAGCACGCCTACGTGCAGGGTGGCGGTACGCGGGAGGGCAAGCTGATGGCGAAAGCCACCGGGCCGATCCTTCTGGCCACGGGGGAAGGAGAATCGGAGTCGCAGACGCCGAATCTGCGTCGGGGGACGATTCCCGGCGGGGCCACGTATGTCCTGGAAGGAATGCGGAAGCTGACCGCCATCGTCCGGAACGACTATCGCAGCGCAAAACTGACTCACCGGATCGCCGGCCGCGTCGGAGAGCGGTTCCACGACTACGACGAACACGGGCTGCAGAAGCCGCTGGCTGTCGCGCTGACCGACCTCAAGATCGAACTGACAGTCCCCGAGAAGTACCGCGACAACTACCCGCGGTTCCAGCAGGTCATCCGCAACATTGCGCTGAAGGAATCGTCCGTCGAGAAACACATGCGGGTGCGGGGCCTCAGGGACAGCCTGATGATCCCTGATCAGACCGAGCAGGCGGCCCTGGAACTGGAAGCGCTCGGAGCGGACGCGCTGCCCGTCCTGAAGGAAGCTCTGAAGGCGAGCGACCTGGAATGCCGTTTTCGCGCCGGGGAAGCCCTCGCGTATCTCGGCGATCCCGCCGGTGTGGACGCACTTCGGGAAGCGGCCGAGAAGGAGCCTGCGTTTCGGGTCTTCGCGCTCGTGGCGCTGGCGTCGATGGACGACGGATCGGCGTTCCAGGCCCTCTACAGCCTGATGGACCATGACAGCCTCGAAACCCGCTACGGTGCGTTTCGTGCCCTCAGTGAAGCGAATCCCAACGATCCCAACGTTCAGGGCGAAAAGATGCCGGGTGGTTATTCACTCCACGTCCTGCGAACGTCGGGCAAGCCGATGGTGCATGTCACCCAGCGAAAGAAGGCCGAGATCACGATTTTCGGAGCAAGCCAGCAGTTCACGACGCCCATGATGGCCCGGGCCGGGCAGAAGATCATGGTGATTGGCGATGCCGGCAGCAGCAACATTCGGGTGGTGCGCATCGCCGCGAACGAGCCGCGGCAGGTTCGCGAAGTGAGCCCGCGGGTGGCCGACGTCATCAAGGCATGTGCCGAACTGGATGCTGGCTATCCGGATATCGTCCAGCTCCTTGTTTCGGCGAAGCACAACGCCAATCTTCCGGGACACATCGGCATCGATGAAATGCCGCGGGCCGGCCGGGTCTACACCCGCCACCTGCCGGAGAACCAGGGCGCGTCCGAGACCACGGTCGGTTCAGAGAACCAGATGCCAAACCTGTTCGAAACCGGAATCAAGCCCGCGGGAGCCCTGCCCGTGGAAGACTCCGAGCCGGAAACCGAACTGGAAGCCGCGGGCAGCGAAGCGAAGCCGGCCACGCCGTTCATGGCTGACCTCGACGCGAAGTCCGGGAAAACCTCCAAAACCTCGAAAGACACTTCCAAGAAGTGATGCAGCGGGCCGCTGCCGATGTGTTCAAGCCGCCCGCCTGGATGACGATCGTCGATGCTCAAATCCCTCGAACTTCTGGGCTTCAAGAGCTTCGCGGAGCGAACGCTCTTTGAGTTCGCGCCGGGGATTACGTGCGTCGTCGGCCCGAATGGCTCGGGCAAGAGCAACGTCGTCGACTCCATCAAATGGATTCTCGGCGACCAGAGCGCCAAGAGCCTTCGCGGCAAGGAGATGACGGACGTCATCTTCAATGGCTCGTCCAGCCGCAAACCGAGCCAGCTCGCCGAAGCCTCGCTGACTTTCGACAACACGTCGGGCCTGCTGCCGATCGATGCGGTCGAAGTGAAGATCGGGCGCCGGCTGTACCGGAGCGGCGACTCGGAATACCTGCTGAACGGCAACGTCGTCCGACTGAAGGACGTCCGCGACCTGCTGCTCGGCACCGGCGCGGGAACGGCCGCTTACAGCATCATCGAGCAGGGGCGCGTCGACCAGATTCTGCAGTCGAACCCGGCCTCGCGCCGGCAGGTGTTTGAAGAAGCCGCCGGCATCAGCCGGTTCAAGGCGAAGCGCGTCGACGCCGAACGCCGTCTTGAGCGGGTCTCCCAGAACCTGCTGCGGCTCACTGACATCGTCGGCGAGCTGGAATCGCAGCTGAATACGACGCGCAACCAGGCTGGCAAGGCCGCGAAGTACCGCGAGCTGACGAGCGAACTGAAGGTTATCTGGACCGGCCTCGCCGCCGATGATGTGCGGCACATGGACTCCCAGAAGTCCGGGTGGGACGAAAAGCTGGAGACTTCCCGGACTCGCTCCGAGGAACTCCAGGAGCAGCTTGCCAGGATTGAGGCTGGACGCCAGGAAATCGACGAAGAACTGTCGGCGAGCGATCACAAGGTGCGCGCCGTCGAACAGCAGATGTCGGTCCTGCAACAGGCCATCGCAACCGCCACCGCGAACCGCGCGAATCAAAGCCAGCGCAGCGAAGAGCTGGCGGTCGAGATCGGCCGGCTGCAGACGCACCAGATGTCGCTCGTCCGCGAGGAGTCGCAGGCTTCGCAGGAACTGGCTGAAGCAGAACTCCGCCTGAAGACGCTGGAACAGTCGATTCAGGAGCGTCGCGGCAGCTTTGAACGCCGTGAGGTACTGGCGGCCGAGATTCAGCGGAAGGTTGGACTGGCTCGCAAGGATGTTCGCGAACAACGCATTGCGCGCGAGGCGGCCCTTCAGAAGATTGTCACGTGCGAGCGGCAGCTGGCGGCCCTGGAGTCGCAGCAGGCCTCCGCAGGCGAGGCGATCGATGCGCTCGAACGGCAGCGTGCCGAAGCACTCGTTCGACTGGGTCAGTTCGAAGCCGCCGATGAAGAAACGCAGGAGAACCTGGCGCGCGCCGAAGAAGCCCTCGCAGACGCCCGGGCCGCCCGCGACGGCGTCGCGGCGGAACGCGCCAAGCTGCATGGAGAACTGACTCGCCTCGAAACGCAGCTCAACCATCGTCGCGAACATCGCAGCGTCTGGCAGGCGCGTCTGCAGGTGTTGAAGGAGTGGGATGCCAGCCACGCCGGCGTCGGTACCGGCGTGCGAGAGTTTCTCGCCAGGGCGGCGGAATCGCGTGGCGCCCCGTGGAACACCGTGAAAGGACTCGTCTGCAACCTGCTGGACGTCCCGCTGGAGGTCGCTCCGCTCATCGACCTGGCACTTGGAGAGCAGTCGCAGGCCGTTGTCGTCGAAGACCTCCAGCCCTGGATCGCCTACTGGAGAAAGCCCGATTCGGTCGCCGCCGGCCGGATTGCCATGATCGGCCTGAACCTCAACGGAGACATCCGA contains:
- a CDS encoding serine/threonine protein kinase: MQLERIGPYRLVRELGAGGMGTVYLGLDERNGSKESAVKVLPASMAREPGFVARFTREIDAMRTVHGPNIVELRDAGEDAGTWYYAMEFVDGETLTERLVREKRLPWREVIDIAIQICKALKAAHNAGVIHRDLKPSNLLLGKDGVVKLTDFGVAQVFASGKLTATGGVIGTVEYMSPEQAQGKRATKQSDIYALGAVMYVMLTGRPPFTGKTALDIAQKHKYGQFDSPRRIVPEIPHWLDEIVCNCLQKKPEDRYPDAYVLQLRLQEIPKKLDLAQGTGSGSGQTTSGGRTFDFDGAAGDDVTQGDAVLNSDAPVGGTLMRDLIKGHLDRKTNMTPVERLLDNTWLLAGVLVLLVAVGLWWLQSRQKSPEQLFARGEELMQRPAGPAWEEARREAFEPLLALDRETWEPQVAPYLDQLAIYDLRKEFLSVRSLRADAPPKSDIERFLRRAWDQRRRGDLSEARTTLNALKTMAIGTPQSTSLLPVIDELLATIGPAEKEIEEHGRALLRLAVERARAYDAQELKPQARTIWQSIVELYGDDQSAASAVAEARAALSTGDEQTPSAKETSAAPDSRPEL
- a CDS encoding flagellar basal body P-ring protein FlgI; the encoded protein is MSRMNEDPKEAAIKKGSENATAALLGKEGHSRLLGDYIKVSGYNWVVLEGVALVVNLDGTGEDPPASPLRALLLEDMRRRKVEDPQTLLRSTDTSMVIVRAYLPPLIKKGESFDVEISLPDGSKTTSLAGGFVMPCDLKEHAYVQGGGTREGKLMAKATGPILLATGEGESESQTPNLRRGTIPGGATYVLEGMRKLTAIVRNDYRSAKLTHRIAGRVGERFHDYDEHGLQKPLAVALTDLKIELTVPEKYRDNYPRFQQVIRNIALKESSVEKHMRVRGLRDSLMIPDQTEQAALELEALGADALPVLKEALKASDLECRFRAGEALAYLGDPAGVDALREAAEKEPAFRVFALVALASMDDGSAFQALYSLMDHDSLETRYGAFRALSEANPNDPNVQGEKMPGGYSLHVLRTSGKPMVHVTQRKKAEITIFGASQQFTTPMMARAGQKIMVIGDAGSSNIRVVRIAANEPRQVREVSPRVADVIKACAELDAGYPDIVQLLVSAKHNANLPGHIGIDEMPRAGRVYTRHLPENQGASETTVGSENQMPNLFETGIKPAGALPVEDSEPETELEAAGSEAKPATPFMADLDAKSGKTSKTSKDTSKK
- a CDS encoding PDZ domain-containing protein → MLIAAVGLGLSTSTASAAEDAQSSSINALLRRMTDPRFEVRTAAERELSRLDPVQTQVLEEAATKDSEHAARIVSLLERLYVGQSAPGPEETSARPALLSSLDVMLTIRRGGDFGETEVTRAAEKSLSRLAEGDSPAAPIAEAALARHAVLAENRAIATLRRLGAKVVFSDLHDPMHDALGQLAEGADTDAIAGDSSPPALLKVEHVYILRNWTGGKEGLEYLTRLRITGGLQLYLVDGCGIRLEDTLALKAAIPGLAPIERSAATLGVRSSGYQFSENGGCEIASVTEGLAADRAGLRTNFVIKAVNGDPILTFDDGTSKSLVHRLRDCKPGETVILSVQKSSNVEPMDVEVKLSDWSDVPDVQIMNSYR